A portion of the Burkholderia pseudomultivorans genome contains these proteins:
- a CDS encoding glycosyltransferase WbuB, with translation MKILVYGINYAPELTGIGKYTAEMAETLAEKGHSVRVVCAPPYYPEWRIASGYPALRYSTEQRGGVALWRAPLWVPSRPSGVRRIVHLASFAISSLPLMLRHALWRPDVVICIAPSLLNAPAGWLVARLTGAHAWIHIQDYEVDAAFNLGMLKGSLLKRAVLALERGLLKRFDTVSTISGKMIEHATRKGIDTHRLVHFANWADTHSIYPLKRPSELRATLSISPNAVVVLYSGNMGAKQGLEILAGAAQRLVSRDNLVFVFCGNGPARDDLIARCGGLGNCRFMELQPVSRLNELLNLADIHVLPQRADAADLVMPSKLTGMFASGRAVIAMASPGTELHDVVAQRGVVVPPGNPDALASAIDALAGDGGERVRLGQAGRTFAEAVLSRDAVLNEFDTRLQALRTTRSTTNVSGAQHPDF, from the coding sequence ATGAAGATTCTCGTCTACGGCATCAACTACGCCCCGGAGCTGACCGGCATCGGCAAGTACACCGCCGAGATGGCGGAAACGCTCGCCGAAAAAGGCCATTCGGTGCGAGTCGTATGTGCGCCGCCGTACTACCCGGAATGGCGCATCGCCAGCGGATACCCGGCCCTGCGCTATTCGACCGAACAGCGCGGCGGCGTCGCGCTGTGGCGCGCACCGCTGTGGGTGCCGTCGCGGCCGAGCGGCGTGCGGCGCATCGTGCACCTCGCGAGCTTTGCGATATCCAGCCTGCCGCTGATGCTGCGGCACGCGCTGTGGCGGCCCGACGTCGTCATCTGCATCGCGCCGAGCCTGTTGAATGCGCCCGCGGGATGGCTCGTCGCGCGGCTGACCGGTGCGCACGCGTGGATTCACATCCAGGACTACGAGGTCGATGCGGCGTTCAACCTCGGCATGCTGAAAGGCTCGCTGCTGAAGCGCGCGGTGCTCGCCCTCGAGCGCGGGTTGCTGAAACGCTTCGATACCGTGTCGACGATCTCGGGAAAGATGATCGAGCATGCGACGCGCAAGGGCATCGATACGCACCGGCTCGTGCACTTCGCGAACTGGGCGGATACGCACTCGATTTATCCGCTGAAGCGGCCGAGCGAGTTGCGGGCCACGCTGTCCATCTCGCCGAACGCGGTCGTGGTGCTCTATTCCGGCAACATGGGGGCGAAGCAAGGACTGGAGATTCTGGCCGGCGCGGCGCAGCGACTCGTGTCGCGCGACAACCTGGTGTTCGTCTTCTGCGGCAACGGCCCCGCGCGCGACGACCTCATCGCGCGCTGCGGCGGGCTCGGCAACTGCCGGTTCATGGAGCTGCAGCCCGTCAGCCGGCTCAACGAGCTGCTGAACCTCGCAGACATCCACGTCCTTCCGCAACGCGCCGATGCAGCCGATCTCGTGATGCCGTCGAAGCTGACCGGGATGTTCGCGAGCGGCCGCGCGGTGATCGCGATGGCCAGCCCGGGGACGGAGCTGCATGATGTGGTGGCGCAGCGCGGCGTGGTGGTGCCGCCGGGCAATCCCGATGCGCTTGCGTCGGCGATCGATGCGCTGGCGGGGGATGGGGGGGAGCGGGTGCGGCTCGGCCAGGCCGGACGCACGTTCGCCGAGGCCGTCCTGTCGCGCGATGCAGTGCTGAACGAATTCGACACCCGGCTGCAGGCGCTGCGTACCACGCGATCCACCACCAACGTGTCCGGCGCACAGCATCCGGATTTCTGA
- a CDS encoding phosphatase PAP2 family protein: protein MWLAIGNLGDAALTLPLAAVCFAWLTRSLYGWRIALWWLMLSAAAMLLVGLTKVLYAGCGVEIRSLDFRVISGHTMLAATVWPMACLLLLHDGWHVHTGPALFPGFALAATIGVARVHVDAHTASEVIAGWMLGVLVTMLLLKRWKDAPILPPWLRPLAACSVLVASGIAYGHHAPIQAAIDRYSWFLCARHF, encoded by the coding sequence ATGTGGCTCGCCATCGGCAACCTCGGCGACGCGGCGCTGACGTTGCCGCTCGCCGCCGTCTGTTTCGCGTGGCTCACGCGCTCGCTGTACGGCTGGCGCATCGCGCTGTGGTGGCTGATGCTGAGCGCCGCCGCGATGCTGCTGGTCGGGCTCACCAAGGTTCTGTATGCCGGCTGCGGAGTGGAGATTCGCTCGCTCGATTTCCGCGTGATCAGCGGCCACACGATGCTTGCCGCCACCGTGTGGCCCATGGCGTGCCTGCTGTTGCTGCACGACGGATGGCACGTTCATACCGGTCCGGCGCTGTTTCCCGGGTTTGCGCTCGCCGCGACGATCGGCGTCGCGCGCGTACACGTCGATGCGCATACCGCGTCCGAAGTGATCGCGGGCTGGATGCTCGGCGTGCTCGTCACGATGCTGCTGCTGAAGCGGTGGAAGGATGCGCCGATTCTGCCGCCGTGGCTGCGCCCGCTGGCGGCTTGTTCCGTGCTGGTGGCATCCGGGATCGCGTACGGACATCATGCGCCGATTCAGGCGGCGATCGACAGGTATTCGTGGTTTCTGTGCGCGCGTCATTTCTGA
- a CDS encoding flagellar transcriptional regulator FlhD, whose protein sequence is MAEQDDIFGAIEALNLTYLGLVQQMLQIDREVAARELGISNRMAAWIIALTPDQIEELASRSEPLCDLREEVVPARA, encoded by the coding sequence ATGGCGGAACAGGACGATATTTTCGGCGCGATCGAAGCGCTCAACCTCACATACCTCGGCCTCGTGCAACAGATGCTGCAGATCGACCGCGAGGTCGCTGCGCGCGAGCTGGGCATCTCGAACCGGATGGCGGCATGGATCATCGCGCTGACACCGGATCAGATCGAGGAACTGGCGAGCCGCAGCGAGCCGCTGTGCGACCTGCGCGAGGAAGTCGTTCCGGCCCGCGCATAA
- the galU gene encoding UTP--glucose-1-phosphate uridylyltransferase GalU, which yields MLKVTKAVFPVAGLGTRFLPATKASPKEMLPVVDKPLIQYAVEEAIEAGITEMIFVTGRSKRAIEDHFDKSYEIEAELEARGKEKLLSLVRSIKPSHVDCFYVRQAEALGLGHAVMCAEKLVGDNPFAVILADDLLDGPTPVLRQMINVFDHYHASVIGVEEIAAEDSRSYGVIDGKRWEDDLFKLSGIVEKPEPAKAPSNFGVVGRYVLKPKIFTHLRGLKPGAGGELQLTDAIQSLLSDEQVLAYRYDGTRFDCGSKLGYLKATVEFALRHPEVAADFEQYLVARMAEQLVA from the coding sequence ATGTTGAAAGTGACGAAAGCCGTATTTCCGGTCGCCGGGCTGGGCACACGCTTCCTGCCAGCCACCAAGGCGAGCCCGAAGGAGATGCTGCCGGTCGTGGACAAACCGTTGATCCAGTATGCGGTCGAGGAAGCGATTGAGGCGGGCATTACCGAGATGATCTTCGTGACCGGGCGCAGCAAGCGCGCGATCGAGGATCACTTCGACAAGTCGTACGAGATCGAGGCCGAACTCGAGGCGCGCGGCAAGGAGAAACTGCTTTCGCTGGTGCGCAGCATCAAGCCGAGCCATGTCGATTGCTTCTACGTGCGCCAGGCCGAAGCGCTCGGCCTCGGCCATGCCGTGATGTGCGCCGAGAAACTCGTCGGTGACAATCCGTTCGCGGTGATCCTCGCCGACGATCTGCTCGACGGCCCGACACCGGTGCTGCGCCAGATGATCAACGTATTCGACCACTATCACGCGTCGGTCATCGGCGTCGAGGAAATCGCCGCGGAAGACTCGAGGTCGTATGGCGTGATCGACGGCAAGCGCTGGGAAGACGATCTGTTCAAGCTGTCGGGCATCGTCGAGAAGCCCGAGCCGGCGAAAGCGCCGTCGAATTTCGGTGTCGTCGGCCGCTATGTGCTGAAGCCGAAGATCTTCACGCATCTTCGCGGACTGAAGCCCGGCGCCGGCGGTGAATTGCAGCTGACCGACGCGATCCAGTCGCTGCTCTCCGACGAACAGGTGCTCGCATACCGATACGACGGCACGCGCTTCGATTGCGGCAGCAAGCTCGGCTACCTGAAGGCGACGGTCGAATTCGCGCTGCGCCATCCGGAAGTCGCGGCGGACTTCGAGCAGTACCTGGTCGCGCGCATGGCGGAGCAGCTCGTCGCGTGA
- the bcsD gene encoding cellulose biosynthesis protein BcsD → MQDVLEHLLERQVSPQWRGFLEALAGEFVDQLDHDELRQLMARVGARFAAAHPLPSCESTRDLAMALNARWREAQWGYAELSDERDFLRITHYAAPLRALGSGNLAWSTAFLQGAYQCWFDSVGAVGLRVAQEASVEDDARIELRIARATNRPA, encoded by the coding sequence TTGCAAGATGTTCTGGAGCATTTGCTCGAGCGCCAGGTGTCGCCTCAATGGCGCGGATTCCTCGAAGCATTGGCCGGCGAGTTTGTCGATCAGCTCGACCACGACGAGTTGCGTCAACTGATGGCGCGCGTCGGCGCGCGCTTCGCGGCCGCACATCCGCTCCCGTCATGCGAGTCGACGCGCGACCTGGCAATGGCGCTGAACGCGCGGTGGCGCGAAGCGCAGTGGGGCTACGCCGAACTTTCCGACGAACGCGATTTCCTTCGCATCACCCACTATGCGGCGCCGCTGCGTGCGCTTGGCAGCGGAAATCTGGCATGGTCGACGGCCTTTCTGCAGGGCGCCTACCAGTGCTGGTTCGACAGCGTCGGCGCGGTGGGCTTGCGCGTGGCGCAGGAGGCGTCCGTCGAAGACGACGCGAGGATCGAACTGCGTATCGCGCG